The DNA window GTCTCTTCATCGTTTACAAATACAAAATTCCAGGGCTGGCTGTTGATGGATGACGGGCTCAGGTGCAGGATGTCTTTCAGCTGCCGGATAGTTTCTCCGCTGAGTTTACCTTTCGGGTCATACTTTTTTACGGTATACCTCGATTTCATTTGTTCTAAAAAGTTCATAATTAAAACTATATTTTTGATAGTTGCAAAACTATTGTAAGTTTTATACATTTGCAATAACGGTAAAAAATGATAGTATAAAATGTATACCATAGACAACAAAACGTATCCCTGCAGTACCAGTGTGACCATGAAATTCATCGGAGGGAAATGGAAAGCGGTGATTCTGGTCCATCTAAAAGACGGAGCCAAGCGGTATAATGAGCTCAGGAAACTGATTCCCACCATTACCGAACGTACCCTGAGCCTCCAGCTGAAGCAGCTTGAGGATGATGATGTAATCAACAGGACGGTATATACAGAAAAACCACCGCTAATGGTGGAATATACGCTGACGGACTTCGGGGAGACCCTGCTTCCGGTGCTGCATGAGATCAACCGTTGGGGTGTTGAAGCGGCTAAAACATCAAAAAAAATAATCAGGAAAACTTCCTGATTATTCTGTTATGTCCATTGCTGCATGGTCTTCTGTATTCGGCCTGAAAAAACTGAAGCTTACATTGCCGTATTTCCTGGTGTCTGTGAGGTTCGGGTGGCTGAATTTCATCCGGCTTTGATGTTCAATGATCAGCACGCCGTTTTCTTTTAAGAACTTATTGTTCAGGACCAGGGAAATAATATCCTGGTATTTTTTCTCTTCCATTTCAAACGGAGCATCGGAAAACACAATCTCAAAAGATTTTTTATTCCTGAATTTCTTCAGCCAGTCGAAGACATCACCACGCTGAACATTCACCTGCAGCGACATGTCAAGCTCCGCAGCCGTGGAGTTGATGAAAGCGGTATGTTTCGGGTTCATCTCTACTGAAGTTACATCCTGAGTACCTCTGGAGGCAAACTCCAGGGTAATGGAACCGATTCCTGCAAAAAGGTCGAGTACGGATACCGACTGCATATCATAGGTGTTTTCCAGAATGCTGAATAAAGCTTCTTTGGCAAAGTCCGTAGTGGGCCTTACATCAAAGTTTTTCGGGGCTGCTATTTTTTTGGCCTTCCATCGGCCTGATATAATTCTGTACATAATGTATGGGGTAACAGCAGATGCAGTAGCACTTTTTTTTAATGCCTGTTGCCGTTTAGTTTAAGATGAAATTTTTATTCGGAAGATTGTCAAAAACAATTTTAAGGTTCTTCACGAACTTCTGAAGTTCTGAAATAAAGGTCTCATTTTCGGTCGTTTCGCCGTAGGCATAGAAGCTGGTCTCATTGATGCCGAAACCTAGTTTGCTCAGCGTAAACATAATGAAATATAGGAAGTCAACCTCCGAACTCACATCCAGGTTATTATAGAGGATCACCTGCTTGCGGTCGACCGCAAAAAATTCGCACTGGTTGTGATACAGGTTGATGTGGATTTCCTTGCCGTTTTTATTATTCACGGAATTCAGAAATTTTTCCCCGGAAAAATTGAAGTGTACGGGAATGCCGACATCCTTGATCTTTTTATAGAAATTCTTCGGGAATGTATAATAGAACTGTACCTTAAATTTCCTGTTGATGGAGAGCATCAGCTCTTCCTGGCCGCTGTCTGCCGGAGCGTTGTACGCAATCAGGTCAAAGCCGCTTTCGTGATCAGAAAATCCTTCCGGCATGAGCGTAAAATGATTCAGGGCAGAAACCACGTGGATTTCGTCAAACCTCTGTTTGATCAGCACCTCATCCAGCTTTCCGGCAATAAAGTCTTCCGGGGAATCTTCATCAACGAAATACGATTTCTCCTCCAGAATGCTTTTGTTCCTGGCAATCTGGGAGATCAGTCCGTCTTTGGTAAAAAGTAAATTGAGTACGTTCATATTCTAATAGATGCAAATTTAGTGAAATTCTACCATTACCGCACCGGATTGATGGTGAAGTATTTCCTTATTGTAATATTCGATACCTGCCTGGCTTTCCAATACATCCCAAACCATTCTCTGCAGCGTGCCGTCACCGATGCCATGAACGATCTCCAGCCTTTTCAGATGGTTCTTGCGGCAGAACTGTAAGGTATCCATCAGTTTTTCCTTCTGCATGAATAACCTTTCAAAACTGTCATAATCGCCGGGATTCCTGACCAGGTTATGAAAATGGAGATCCAGTACCATAGGGTTTTTCTGATGTTTTTTGGAAACAACCTTCTTCGGCTCGGCTTTCCTGATGATCCTGATGTTTTCATATATCCCGTCATCTTTCGGGACCAGCTTATTCCAGGGATATTGATGGGTAAATCCATATTCATCCCTGAATACCACCATATTTCCCCGGGTTGAGGTTACCACACCGCTCAGGTCTTCATCTACTACGGAAACTTTGTCACCGATCTTCATCTGATTGTTCTTTTTAACTGATTTTTTTATTTCGGTCCTAATTCAATTACCTCAAGGTCTTTAATTTCTGCGCCGTCTATGACGAAACGCATCATGGTCCTCGTTCTGTGCCATCCCTGTTTCCCGCATGCGCCCGGATTCAGGTGCAGCAGGCTGTTCTTTTCATCAAACATCACCTTAAGGATGTGCGAATGACCTGAAATAAATAGCTTCGGTGCTCTTTCAGCGATGGATGCTTTGGCCACCGGGGTGTATTTTCCGGGATATCCTCCGATATGCACCATCAGAACTTCTACATCTTCACAGGTGAACCTGTTTACCTCAGGGAATTCAGACCGGATCTTAGCATCATCAATATTGCCGTAAACGCCTTTTAAAGGGTTAATTTTTTCCAGTTGCTCAATCACGTCCATGCTCCCGAAATCACCGCCGTGCCAGACCTCATCTGCCTGTTGTGCATATGATAAGATTCTTTCATCCATATAGGAATGGGTGTCTGATAGCAGGAGGATTTTCGTCATGAATGAACTTGATTTTCTTTGAAAGCCCAAATTTACTTAATAATACTGAATTGTTTACCTTTGAAAAAATTTTAAAACAATGAAGCAGAAGCTCTCTTTATTTTTTCTTCTCTGCTGCCTTACGGCTTTCGGGCAGGTGGACGAAAAAAAACTGGATGAATTGGTCCGGAATACGCTGAAGACCTTTGATGTTCCCGGAATCTCCGTTGGAATTGTAAAAGATGGTAAGGTTATCTATTCGAAGGGATTCGGAGTACGTTCTTTGACATCAAAGCAGCCGATGGATGACCAGACCCTGGTGGGAATTGCTTCAAATTCCAAGGGTTTTACCTGTACGGCGCTTGCGATACTGGCAGATGAAGGAAAGATCGACTGGGATGAAAAAGTATCCAAGTATATCCCGGAATTCCAGATGTACGACCCGTATGTGTCCCAGAATGTAACCGTGAGGGACCTGGTGACCCACAGAGCCGGTCTGGGCCTTGGTCAGGGAGATTTGATGTTCTTTCCGGAAGGCGGAAACCTTACCGTTAATGATATTGTGCACAATGTACGCTATCTGAAGCCTGAAAATCCTTTCAGGACCACACTGGATTACAACAACATCATGTTTATCGTGGCCGGGGAGGTAATCCACCGGGTTTCAGGGATGAGCTGGGCAGAATTCATCGAACAGAGGATCATGAAGCCGGTCGGTATGAACGCCAGTTTCGGAAGCTACAGCAGAGCCAGAGCGGCGACCAATAAAATTGATGCCCATGCTCCCGTAGACGGTAAAGCTGTTGCAGTGCCGCATGACTGGAGTGAAACCGCAAATGCTGCAGGCGGTATCCTGAGCAATGGTAAAGATATGATGGTATGGGCAGATTTCCTGCTGAATAATTTTACAACGAGAGATGGGAAGAAACTGGTTTCCGACAAACAGATCCAGCAGCTTTGGAGCCTGCAGATTCCAAGCAGTGTGGCTCCTAAAAACCCTTATGATACCAGCTTTTACGGATATGGAATGGGCTGGTTCCTCAGTGATGTCAAAGGGCACAAACAGGTACAGCATACCGGCGGCCTGATCGGAACGGTAACCCAGTTTACCCTTATTCCCGATCTGAAGCTCGGTATTGTAGTACTCACCAACCAGCAGTCGGGAGCCGCTTTCAATACCATCACCAATACCGTAAAGGATGCTTACCTTGGAATAGCCGACCGCAACTGGCTGCAGACTTATAGTGCAAGGATGCAGAAAATAGAGGCGGAGTACAGCAAACAGAAAAAAGAAGCTTACTCAGTGTCAGAAGCATTCAGGAAAAATAAAGACCTTCAGCCTAAAGCAGAACAGTTTACCGGCAAATACCAGGATGTATGGTTCGGTGATGTGGATATTACCCGGCAGGGCAATACCTACAGGATCGACTGTGCCCGTTCTCCGAGGCTGAAAGGGGAGTTGCTCCCGTATTCCAATAATTCTTTTATTATTAAGTGGGATGGCCGGAGCTACGATGCGGATGCCTATATTATTTTCAGTTACGATGAACAGGGGAAAGCACTGTCGGCAAGATTGAAGCCGATTTCAGACGTGACGGATTTCAGCTTTGATTTTGAAGATCTTGATCTGAAGAGAAAATAAATACTTCTGTATCACAAACAATATATAACGGGCTTGTCCCGTTTTTTTTATGGTCGTCTGTCAGGAAACCTATTATGAATAACTAAATTTTCCCGGGCTCATAGAAAAACAGGAGTTTCTTGGCGGCGCCGTCAAATTCAGACCACGAATTGCAGTCGATCTCGAAGCCGGCTACGCCACAGGTAGGAAAATGAAAAATATTTTCCGAGATGGAATTGGCGAAATTGGAAATTCCGTTGTTATGGGAAAAGAAGGCTACCGAATCATGGCTGTCATCCAGTCCGTAAATAACCGAATGGAAATTATTTTCGGAAGGGTTGTACAATTTTTCATCCGTCCTGATGGAAAGCTGGTATGCCTGATTGAAAATTTTACAGGTAGTGAGGGCACGGACCGCCGGGCTGGATACAAAGCTGTCGATGGCAATTTCTCTGTTTTTCATAAACCTGGAAATGCTGGATGCTTCTTCCAAACCTTTGTCTGCCAGAGGTCTGTCGAAGTCTTCGGTTTCTTCAGGCCAGTCGCTTTTCGCATGTCGTACAAGGATGAGTTTCTTCATAATTCGTTTTTGGAAAAATAAATTTATAAAAAAAATCACGGAATAAAACATGATTGATAAAAAAAACTGTGTTAGGAATAAAATGATTAAAATTTATTAAATTTGCAGACCTATGGGACAGATCCTTGCTATAGACTATGGAAAGGCACGTTGCGGCATTGCAGCAACAGACGACATGCAGATTATTGCCAGCGGGCTGGAGACGGTGGAAACCAGGTTTTTAACTGAATTCCTCAGGAAGTACTTCAGTTCCCATTCTGTAGAAGGGATTGTAGTAGGTTTGCCCGTAGATTTGAGAGGAAATATTTCAGAAGTGGAAACAGATATCCTGAAATTCATAGAAGAATTCAGAACCCTGTTCCCGGCTATTCCGGTTCACCGCTTCGATGAAAGGTTTACATCCAAAATGGCTTCGTTTTTTATTTCCCAGAGTGGGAAAAACAAAAAACAGAGACAGGAAAAAGGATTGATTGATAAAGTAAGTGCAACGATAATATTGCAGAATTTTTTAGAACAAAGAACAAGATGATTTTACCGATAAGAGCCTTTGGGGACCCTGTATTGCGGAAAGTAGCCAAGGATATAGACCAGGATTACCCGGATTTACAGGTACTGATAGATAATATGTTTGAAACGATGTACAGTGCCAACGGCATCGGGCTGGCTGCCCCGCAGGTAGGACTGGACATCCGTCTGTTCGTTATCGATGTATCTCCGCTGGCGGATGATGAAGATTATGAGGATATCAAGGATGAGCTGGCAGAATTTAAGAAGGTATTCATCAATGCCAGGATTCTGGAAGAGTCAGGAGAAGAATGGAAGTTTAACGAAGGCTGCCTTTCCATCCCGGATGTACGGGAAGATGTAAAAAGGAAAGAAACCATCGTTATTGAATATTATGATGAGAATTTCGTCCTCCATACGGAAACTTTATCGGATATCAGGGCACGCGTGATCCAGCATGAATACGACCACATTGAGGGGATCCTGTTTACCGATCACCTGAGTGCACTTAAGAAAAAGCTGGTCAAAGGCAAGCTGTCCAAAATTTCCCAGGGTGATGTGAGCATCAGCTATAAAATGAGATTCCCTAAATAATAGACTTATTAAAAAAGAAATAAATTAACGCAAAAAGCCTGAAGGCCTTTGCAGGATGTAATAAAAAATAAAATTATGCTGTTAGAAAAAATAATTTCAATTTCCGGAAAGCCAGGACTGTACAAATTAGTTTCCCAATTAAGAAACGGATTCATCATTGAAGATGTAACGACCAAAAAGAAAGTGAGCATCGGGAACTCCAGCCAGGTAAGCCTTCTGGACAATATTGCGATGTTTACCTTCGATAAGGAGGTTCCTTTGTTTGAAGTCTTTGAAAATATCGCTAAAAACCATGAGTATAAGGAGACTATTTCCCATAAATCTGGAGATGCGGAATTGAAAGAATTCATGACAGCTTCGCTTCCTAATTATGATACGGAAAGAGTATATGCTTCAGACATCAAAAAACTGGCTCAATGGTACAATATCCTTCACAAGGCAGGATACATCACCCCTGAAAGCTTTGTAAAAGCGGAGCCTGAAACGCTTGATCCTGAAAAAGAGACCGCAGGAACAGACAACGAAGCCCCTAAAAAGTCAGCTGCCCCTAAAGCGGAAAAGCCGGCAACCCCAAAAGTAAAGGCGACTTCAGCAGCGAAATCCGCTCCGAAAAGTACCCATACCAAAAAAGGATAATTCAGTTTTCTGAATCCAGATATAAGCCTTGTCAGGAAGTCCTGGCAAGGCTTTTTTATTTGAACCAGTACAGGCAGCTGTGTAACCTGTATTCTTCAGGTTCGTTTCATATCCTGCAGCCTATTCGTTACAGGTACCTACAAACAGAATTATATATTCCGTAAATTTGCAGCACTTTGAATTCTCAGATTATGAATACCAAACAGGAAAAACTGGACGCTTTCGGAAGATTGCTGAATATTATGGATGACCTGCGTGAAAAATGCCCGTGGGACCAGAAACAGACGCTGGAGTCATTACGCCACCTGACGCTGGAAGAAACCTATGAATTGTCTGATGCCATCCTGCAGAACGACCTCAATGAAATCAAAAAAGAGCTGGGCGATGTCCTGCTTCACCTTGTTTTTTATGCCAAGATAGGCTCTGAAAAGAAGAGTTTCGATATAGCGGATGTGATCAATTCCCTTAATGAGAAGCTCATTTTCCGCCATCCCCATATCTACGGTGACACTGAAGTGAAGGATGAGGAAGAGGTAAAGCAGAACTGGGAAAAACTTAAGCTTAAAGAAGGAAACAAATCCATTCTGGGAGGAGTTCCGAAAAGCCTTCCGAGCATGGTCAAGGCGTACAGGATCCAGGATAAGGTAAAAGGCATCGGTTTTGAATTTCATGACGCGGAAGATGCGTGGAAAAAAGTGGATGAAGAAATTAAGGAGTTCCATGATGAAAAAGATCCCGTTAAAAAGGAGGAAGAGCTGGGCGATGTATTTTTCTCGCTCATCAATTATGCCAGGATTTCCGGCCTCAATCCCGATTCTGCGCTGGAAAGGACCAATATCAAATTTATTTCAAGATTCCAGAAGATGGAACAGCTTGCCCGGGAAGACGGTCTGAAGCTGGCTGATCTTTCTCTTGAAGAAATGGATGTACTCTGGGAAAAAGCCAAACGCCAGCTGTAGTATGAAAGTCCGGAATCCTGTGCCGCAACGTTTTCACTATCTGTTGGAATTTAAGCAGACCGAAAGGAAATGGCA is part of the Chryseobacterium camelliae genome and encodes:
- a CDS encoding winged helix-turn-helix transcriptional regulator gives rise to the protein MYTIDNKTYPCSTSVTMKFIGGKWKAVILVHLKDGAKRYNELRKLIPTITERTLSLQLKQLEDDDVINRTVYTEKPPLMVEYTLTDFGETLLPVLHEINRWGVEAAKTSKKIIRKTS
- a CDS encoding RsmD family RNA methyltransferase, with amino-acid sequence MYRIISGRWKAKKIAAPKNFDVRPTTDFAKEALFSILENTYDMQSVSVLDLFAGIGSITLEFASRGTQDVTSVEMNPKHTAFINSTAAELDMSLQVNVQRGDVFDWLKKFRNKKSFEIVFSDAPFEMEEKKYQDIISLVLNNKFLKENGVLIIEHQSRMKFSHPNLTDTRKYGNVSFSFFRPNTEDHAAMDITE
- a CDS encoding DUF3822 family protein, which produces MNVLNLLFTKDGLISQIARNKSILEEKSYFVDEDSPEDFIAGKLDEVLIKQRFDEIHVVSALNHFTLMPEGFSDHESGFDLIAYNAPADSGQEELMLSINRKFKVQFYYTFPKNFYKKIKDVGIPVHFNFSGEKFLNSVNNKNGKEIHINLYHNQCEFFAVDRKQVILYNNLDVSSEVDFLYFIMFTLSKLGFGINETSFYAYGETTENETFISELQKFVKNLKIVFDNLPNKNFILN
- a CDS encoding Smr/MutS family protein, whose amino-acid sequence is MKIGDKVSVVDEDLSGVVTSTRGNMVVFRDEYGFTHQYPWNKLVPKDDGIYENIRIIRKAEPKKVVSKKHQKNPMVLDLHFHNLVRNPGDYDSFERLFMQKEKLMDTLQFCRKNHLKRLEIVHGIGDGTLQRMVWDVLESQAGIEYYNKEILHHQSGAVMVEFH
- a CDS encoding metallophosphoesterase family protein codes for the protein MTKILLLSDTHSYMDERILSYAQQADEVWHGGDFGSMDVIEQLEKINPLKGVYGNIDDAKIRSEFPEVNRFTCEDVEVLMVHIGGYPGKYTPVAKASIAERAPKLFISGHSHILKVMFDEKNSLLHLNPGACGKQGWHRTRTMMRFVIDGAEIKDLEVIELGPK
- a CDS encoding serine hydrolase, giving the protein MKQKLSLFFLLCCLTAFGQVDEKKLDELVRNTLKTFDVPGISVGIVKDGKVIYSKGFGVRSLTSKQPMDDQTLVGIASNSKGFTCTALAILADEGKIDWDEKVSKYIPEFQMYDPYVSQNVTVRDLVTHRAGLGLGQGDLMFFPEGGNLTVNDIVHNVRYLKPENPFRTTLDYNNIMFIVAGEVIHRVSGMSWAEFIEQRIMKPVGMNASFGSYSRARAATNKIDAHAPVDGKAVAVPHDWSETANAAGGILSNGKDMMVWADFLLNNFTTRDGKKLVSDKQIQQLWSLQIPSSVAPKNPYDTSFYGYGMGWFLSDVKGHKQVQHTGGLIGTVTQFTLIPDLKLGIVVLTNQQSGAAFNTITNTVKDAYLGIADRNWLQTYSARMQKIEAEYSKQKKEAYSVSEAFRKNKDLQPKAEQFTGKYQDVWFGDVDITRQGNTYRIDCARSPRLKGELLPYSNNSFIIKWDGRSYDADAYIIFSYDEQGKALSARLKPISDVTDFSFDFEDLDLKRK
- a CDS encoding SixA phosphatase family protein — translated: MKKLILVRHAKSDWPEETEDFDRPLADKGLEEASSISRFMKNREIAIDSFVSSPAVRALTTCKIFNQAYQLSIRTDEKLYNPSENNFHSVIYGLDDSHDSVAFFSHNNGISNFANSISENIFHFPTCGVAGFEIDCNSWSEFDGAAKKLLFFYEPGKI
- the ruvX gene encoding Holliday junction resolvase RuvX; translated protein: MGQILAIDYGKARCGIAATDDMQIIASGLETVETRFLTEFLRKYFSSHSVEGIVVGLPVDLRGNISEVETDILKFIEEFRTLFPAIPVHRFDERFTSKMASFFISQSGKNKKQRQEKGLIDKVSATIILQNFLEQRTR
- the def gene encoding peptide deformylase, translated to MILPIRAFGDPVLRKVAKDIDQDYPDLQVLIDNMFETMYSANGIGLAAPQVGLDIRLFVIDVSPLADDEDYEDIKDELAEFKKVFINARILEESGEEWKFNEGCLSIPDVREDVKRKETIVIEYYDENFVLHTETLSDIRARVIQHEYDHIEGILFTDHLSALKKKLVKGKLSKISQGDVSISYKMRFPK
- a CDS encoding DUF5606 domain-containing protein — protein: MLLEKIISISGKPGLYKLVSQLRNGFIIEDVTTKKKVSIGNSSQVSLLDNIAMFTFDKEVPLFEVFENIAKNHEYKETISHKSGDAELKEFMTASLPNYDTERVYASDIKKLAQWYNILHKAGYITPESFVKAEPETLDPEKETAGTDNEAPKKSAAPKAEKPATPKVKATSAAKSAPKSTHTKKG
- the mazG gene encoding nucleoside triphosphate pyrophosphohydrolase: MNTKQEKLDAFGRLLNIMDDLREKCPWDQKQTLESLRHLTLEETYELSDAILQNDLNEIKKELGDVLLHLVFYAKIGSEKKSFDIADVINSLNEKLIFRHPHIYGDTEVKDEEEVKQNWEKLKLKEGNKSILGGVPKSLPSMVKAYRIQDKVKGIGFEFHDAEDAWKKVDEEIKEFHDEKDPVKKEEELGDVFFSLINYARISGLNPDSALERTNIKFISRFQKMEQLAREDGLKLADLSLEEMDVLWEKAKRQL